The Penaeus vannamei isolate JL-2024 chromosome 13, ASM4276789v1, whole genome shotgun sequence genome window below encodes:
- the LOC113805691 gene encoding uncharacterized protein yields the protein MMRASAVLSAALAVVFLAQIGDVESAPCCGRRRGGALAVGALAFAGGYAIGHHKSHHHHGGGGCCNSCGGCGKKRRSIEAFLEDPKIRETYKEIAAEDKDECGLRLVCELAQKDPQGLAPDERQILAPYRGAGASDGSAYGAYDEAAWRGKESRGCAASYPLCAFTAQQIMQEYRKYVSSNETVAT from the exons ATG ATGCGCGCGTCCGCAGTGCTGAGCGCCGCGCTGGCGGTGGTGTTCCTGGCGCAGATCGGCGACGTGGAAAGCGCGCCCTGCTGCGGGCGCCGGCGAGGGGGCGCCCTGGCCGTTGGGGCGCTGGCGTTCGCTGGG GGCTACGCCATCGGGCACCACAAGAGCCACCACCACCACGGGGGCGGGGGCTGCTGCAACAGCTGCGGGGGCTGCGGGAAGAAGCGCAGAAGCATCGAAGCCTTTCTAGAAGATCCCAAAATCCGCGAGACCTACAAAGAG aTCGCGGCCGAGGACAAGGACGAGTGCGGCCTCCGCCTGGTGTGCGAGCTGGCGCAGAAGGATCCCCAGGGCTTGGCGCCCGACGAGCGGCAGATCCTGGCGCCTTACCG GGGTGCCGGCGCGAGCGACGGCAGCGCTTACGGCGCCTACGACGAGGCGGCGTGGCGCGGGAAGGAAAGCCGCGGCTGCGCCGCCAGCTACCCGCTCTGCGCTTTCACTGCGCAGCAGATCATGCAGGAATACAGGAAATACGTTAGCAGTAATGAGACCGTCGCGACTTAg